A stretch of Equus caballus isolate H_3958 breed thoroughbred chromosome 11, TB-T2T, whole genome shotgun sequence DNA encodes these proteins:
- the CTNS gene encoding cystinosin isoform X1, giving the protein MIRRWLIIFILSLLKLRGKCESTVSLTVPPTVKLENGSSANVSIILQPPLNATLVITFEITFRSKNITILELPDEVVVPPGVTHSSFQVTSQNVGQVTVFLHGNHSNQTGPRIRFLVIHSNVVSIVDQVIGWIYFVAWSISFYPQVITNWRRKSVVGLSFDFVSLNLTGFVAYSVFNIGLLWVPYFKEQFFLKYPNGVNPVDANDVFFSLHAVTLTLVVLVQCCLYERGNQRVSWPAIGFLVLSWLFALLTMILAAVGATTWLQFLFCFSYIKLAVTLVKYFPQAYMNFHYKSTEGWSIGNVLLDFTGGSFSLLQMFLQSYNNDQWTLIFGDPTKFGLGIFSIFFDIVFFIQHFCLYRKKPGLQAAHTARPRQDWALSLEPKALPQATSVSRSSLRD; this is encoded by the exons ATGATAAGGCGTTGGCtgattatttttatcctttctctCCTGAAGCTCAGAGGGAAATGTG AGTCAACAGTCAGCCTCACTGTTCCTCCCACTGTGAAGTTGGAAAATGGAAGCTCAGCCAACGTCAGCATCATCCTTCA GCCTCCGTTAAATGCCACCTTGGTGATCACTTTTGAAATCACATTTCGTTCAAAAAATATTACTATCCTTGAGCTCCCCGATGAA GTTGTGGTGCCTCCTGGAGTGACACATTCCTCTTTTCAAGTGACATCTCAAAATGTTGGACAAGTTACTGTTTTTCTGCATGGGAATCATTCCAACCAGACCGG ACCAAGGATACGCTTCTTGGTGATCCATAGTAATGTCGTTAGCATCGTAGACCAGGTGATTGGCTGGATCTACTTTGTGGCCTGGTCCATCTCCTTCTACCCTCAGGTGATCACGAACTGGAGGCGGAAAAG tgtCGTTGGTCTGAGCTTTGACTTCGTGTCCCTAAACCTGACAGGCTTCGTAGCCTATAGTGTGTTCAACATTGGCCTCCTCTGGGTGCCATACTTCAAG GAGCAGTTTTTCCTCAAATATCCTAATGGAGTGAACCCTGTGGACGCTAATGACGTCTTCTTCAGCCTGCACGCAGTCACCCTCACCCTGGTTGTCCTGGTGCAGTGCTGCCTGTACGAG CGAGGCAACCAGCGCGTGTCCTGGCCTGCCATTGGCTTCCTGGTGCTCTCGTGGCTCTTTGCGCTCCTCACCATGATTCTGGCCGCAGTTGGGGCAACCACCTGGCTGCAGttcctcttctgcttctcctACATCAAGCTTGCAGTGACGCTGGTCAAGTATTTTCCACAG GCCTACATGAACTTTCACTACAAAAGCACAGAGGGCTGGAGCATTGGCAACGTGCTTCTGGACTTCACTGGGGGCAGCTTCAGCCTCCTCCAGATGTTCCTCCAGTCCTACAACAACG ACCAGTGGACACTGATCTTTGGAGACCCAACCAAGTTTGGACTTGGCATCTTCTCCATCTTCTTCGATATTGTCTTCTTCATCCAGCACTTCTGCTTGTACAGAAAGAAACCAGG GCTTCAGGCAGCACACACAGCACGTCCCAGGCAGGATTGGGCACTGAGCTTGGAGCCGAAGGCCTTGCCCCAAGCAACCAGTGTTTCTAGGAGCAGCTTGAGAGACTGA
- the CTNS gene encoding cystinosin isoform X2, with translation MIRRWLIIFILSLLKLRGKCESTVSLTVPPTVKLENGSSANVSIILQPPLNATLVITFEITFRSKNITILELPDEVVVPPGVTHSSFQVTSQNVGQVTVFLHGNHSNQTGPRIRFLVIHSNVVSIVDQVIGWIYFVAWSISFYPQVITNWRRKSVVGLSFDFVSLNLTGFVAYSVFNIGLLWVPYFKEQFFLKYPNGVNPVDANDVFFSLHAVTLTLVVLVQCCLYERGNQRVSWPAIGFLVLSWLFALLTMILAAVGATTWLQFLFCFSYIKLAVTLVKYFPQAYMNFHYKSTEGWSIGNVLLDFTGGSFSLLQMFLQSYNNDQWTLIFGDPTKFGLGIFSIFFDIVFFIQHFCLYRKKPGYDQLN, from the exons ATGATAAGGCGTTGGCtgattatttttatcctttctctCCTGAAGCTCAGAGGGAAATGTG AGTCAACAGTCAGCCTCACTGTTCCTCCCACTGTGAAGTTGGAAAATGGAAGCTCAGCCAACGTCAGCATCATCCTTCA GCCTCCGTTAAATGCCACCTTGGTGATCACTTTTGAAATCACATTTCGTTCAAAAAATATTACTATCCTTGAGCTCCCCGATGAA GTTGTGGTGCCTCCTGGAGTGACACATTCCTCTTTTCAAGTGACATCTCAAAATGTTGGACAAGTTACTGTTTTTCTGCATGGGAATCATTCCAACCAGACCGG ACCAAGGATACGCTTCTTGGTGATCCATAGTAATGTCGTTAGCATCGTAGACCAGGTGATTGGCTGGATCTACTTTGTGGCCTGGTCCATCTCCTTCTACCCTCAGGTGATCACGAACTGGAGGCGGAAAAG tgtCGTTGGTCTGAGCTTTGACTTCGTGTCCCTAAACCTGACAGGCTTCGTAGCCTATAGTGTGTTCAACATTGGCCTCCTCTGGGTGCCATACTTCAAG GAGCAGTTTTTCCTCAAATATCCTAATGGAGTGAACCCTGTGGACGCTAATGACGTCTTCTTCAGCCTGCACGCAGTCACCCTCACCCTGGTTGTCCTGGTGCAGTGCTGCCTGTACGAG CGAGGCAACCAGCGCGTGTCCTGGCCTGCCATTGGCTTCCTGGTGCTCTCGTGGCTCTTTGCGCTCCTCACCATGATTCTGGCCGCAGTTGGGGCAACCACCTGGCTGCAGttcctcttctgcttctcctACATCAAGCTTGCAGTGACGCTGGTCAAGTATTTTCCACAG GCCTACATGAACTTTCACTACAAAAGCACAGAGGGCTGGAGCATTGGCAACGTGCTTCTGGACTTCACTGGGGGCAGCTTCAGCCTCCTCCAGATGTTCCTCCAGTCCTACAACAACG ACCAGTGGACACTGATCTTTGGAGACCCAACCAAGTTTGGACTTGGCATCTTCTCCATCTTCTTCGATATTGTCTTCTTCATCCAGCACTTCTGCTTGTACAGAAAGAAACCAGGGTATGACCAGCTGAACTAG
- the TAX1BP3 gene encoding tax1-binding protein 3 — protein MSYIPGQPVTAVVQRVEIHKLRQGENLILGFSIGGGIDQDPSQNPFSEDKTDKGIYVTRVSEGGPAEIAGLQIGDKIMQVNGWDMTMVTHDQARKRLTKRSEEVVRLLVTRQSLQKAVQQSMLS, from the exons CAAAGAGTTGAAATTCACAAGCTGCGTCAAGGTGAGAACTTAATCCTGGGCTTCAGCATTGGAGGTGGAATTGACCAGGATCCCTCCCAGAATCCTTTCTCAGAAGACAAGACAGACAAG GGTATTTATGTCACACGGGTATCCGAAGGAGGCCCTGCTGAAATTGCTGGGCTGCAGATTGGAGACAAGATCATGCAG GTGAACGGCTGGGACATGACCATGGTCACACACGACCAGGCGCGGAAGCGGCTTACCAAGCGCTCGGAAGAGGTGGTGCGCCTGCTGGTGACACGGCAGTCGCTGCAGAAAGCAGTGCAGCAGTCCATGCTGTCTTAG